The nucleotide sequence GGCCGTCAGCGGCTCGACCGACGCGACCCGCAGCCGGTGGACGACGGAGTGCCGCCGCGCAGTGGCCGCCTGAGTCGCCGTCGTCATAGCGCCTTCACGTGGTCGAACGGCTCTTGGCAGGACCGGCAGACCCAGAGCGACTTGCACGCCGTCGAGCCGAACCGGGACAGCTCGCGGGTGTCGGGCGAGCCGCAGAGCGGGCAGCGGACCGAGAGGGTCAGCGCGACCGGGCCCGTGGGCCGGGGTGGCGCGATCCCAGCTGCCCGCAGCGCCTCGTGGCCCTCGGCCGTGATCCAGTCCGTCGTCCAGGCCGGGGCGAGCACCAGCCGCACGTCGACGTCGTCGACGCCCGCGCCGGCCAGCGCGGCCTCGATGTCGGCGCGGATCGCGTCCATCGCCGGGCAGCCGGAGTACGTGGGGGTGATGTCGACGGTGACCGCACCGGCCGTGTCGACCCGGACGTCGCGCAGGATGCCCAGCTGCTCGATGGTGACCACCGGCAGCTCCGGGTCCTGGACCGTCGCGACGATCTCGCGCACGTGCCGCGTCGTCACCAGCGTCGTCGTCACCATGTCGCCTCCGGGTGGGACCGGTGCAGGTGCTGCATCTCGGCGAGCAGGTAGCCGAGGTGCTCGGTGTGCAGGCCGCGGCGGCCGCCTCGCCGGGGCGCGGCGTCGGCGGGTCGTTCCAGGCCGGCCTCGGCCAGCACGCCCTCGACGTAGGCCGTCCACGGCTCCCGCAGCGTCGCGGGGTCGACGGCGACGCCCTCGGCGCTCAGCGCGGCGGTGACGTCGTCGCCGTCGAACAATTCCTCGGCGTACGGCCAGACGGTCGCCAGGCCGGCCACCATGCGGCGGCGGCTCTCGTCCGTCCCGTCGCCCAGGCGCAGCACCCACTGGGTGGCGTGGTCGCGGTGGTAGTGGACCTCCTTGACCGCCTTGCCCGCGACGGCGGCCAGCGTGTCGTCGGTGCTGGCCCGCAGCCGGTCGTACAGCTCGTACTGGTAGGCGGCGAAGACCAGCTGGCGGGCCATCGTCACCGCGAAGTCGCCGTTGGGCAGCTCGACCAGCAGCGCGTTGCGGAAGTCGCGGTCGTCGCGCCAGTACGCCAGCGCGTCCTCGTCGCGGCCGGTCCCCTCCAGCTCGCCCGCGTAGGTGAGCATCGTGCGGGCCTGGCCGAGCAGGTCGAGCGCGATGTTGGCCAGCGCGACGTCCTCCTCCAGCTCCGGCGCGCGGGCCAC is from Jiangella alkaliphila and encodes:
- the paaD gene encoding 1,2-phenylacetyl-CoA epoxidase subunit PaaD, with protein sequence MVTTTLVTTRHVREIVATVQDPELPVVTIEQLGILRDVRVDTAGAVTVDITPTYSGCPAMDAIRADIEAALAGAGVDDVDVRLVLAPAWTTDWITAEGHEALRAAGIAPPRPTGPVALTLSVRCPLCGSPDTRELSRFGSTACKSLWVCRSCQEPFDHVKAL
- the paaC gene encoding 1,2-phenylacetyl-CoA epoxidase subunit PaaC translates to MRDRYALALGDDALVLAQRLGEWVARAPELEEDVALANIALDLLGQARTMLTYAGELEGTGRDEDALAYWRDDRDFRNALLVELPNGDFAVTMARQLVFAAYQYELYDRLRASTDDTLAAVAGKAVKEVHYHRDHATQWVLRLGDGTDESRRRMVAGLATVWPYAEELFDGDDVTAALSAEGVAVDPATLREPWTAYVEGVLAEAGLERPADAAPRRGGRRGLHTEHLGYLLAEMQHLHRSHPEATW